A segment of the Babylonia areolata isolate BAREFJ2019XMU chromosome 7, ASM4173473v1, whole genome shotgun sequence genome:
cttcaaatgagtctggcagcgttattctgaattcgttgaagtatgtctaacagatatttgtgAAGGACAGtcaaaagagaattgcagtaatccaatcttgagagaaaaGAAGCGCATACaagtgttttggttgcatcaCTTGGGAGATAGTGGCGATAATAACTGATgcgcaggacaggaatgtcagacccctgccggagtctgcactagttgggtcacggttaagtatgtgtaattaaaaactgATTTTATGCAGTTCCAGATAGGCAACTTTACAAATTATCGAAATGTGCtattggaaggaaagagactggtctggGATTATGCCCAGACTGTGAACAGGACATGTGATACCAGATAGTCTATACATATCCTTACAGTAAGAGTAGGCAGAACATGTGATACCAGATAGATACACATCCTTATACTAAAAGTAGGCAGGGCATGTGATACCACATGAATACACATCCCTAACACAAAGAGTAGGCAGAGCATGTGATACCACATAAATACACATCCCTAAGAGTAGGCAGGGCATGTGACACCACATAAATGCACATCCGTAACACTAAATTTAGGCAGGGCATGTGATACTACATAAATACACAATCCTGACGCTAAGACAAGGTTAGGCATGTGGCATGTGACACCACATAAATACCCATCCCTAACAATATGGAAGTGGAACACACTGTATATTAACTGAGTGGGTCCCTAGAACATCCTGACCATGCCAAGAACGAACAAATAAAACGGGCGAAAACCCTGTGAAGGAGCTTCAGTCTGATCACAGGACTATCTGCCACAGAGGAAAATTCTTTTCCTTCACTACTTCTTGCCCAAGAAACCTAAACAATCATgatgcctgcctgtgtgtgtgggtagcaATGCAGATGTGATTAGAATGTGCAGCATAGAACCCTCTGAAGGTAATCTGGGACTCCACAGCATTATGGAAAAAGAGTTCCTGGGCCCCCAAAACTTATCAGTAGGGCAGTCCACAACTGCAGCCGTCATGGCAGGatcggttaggtgttggacttctgatccagtattccccaacactgatggcagaaacagaaagaagaatccaagcattcgaaaccaagtgcttgaggagactactacacatctcccaCAAAgaacacaagaccaatgactatgtgcggaacctggtcagcaaccttgctgggccccaagaaccactgctggcgactgtcaaacgacagaagatggcatggtttggtcacgtcatacgacataacaccctctccaaaaccatcctgcaagggactgtagagggagggcgcagacgggggcggctgAGAAAGAGCTGGTCaacaaggaatggaccaaaatgacgatgccagatctcctcacaacagctgccaacagaacggcgtggcgagctatgacatcttcctcatgtccccccaacagccgagggaatgagtgagtgagttccccaatgatcagggttcaaggccccatttctgcatggtgttgtgtccttgggaaaggcactttactccacccaggtgtaagtCGGTACCTGTTTTcagatggggaaggttaaaacgacagaaggagagggttgggccctgcctttctatgccaTGCCcgagatacagtggatatgaatttactgccctgatggccacataagtctgtgggacctttaacccgtTTTAACTCACTTAGGACGAAAAGCCCCAATCAGAGCCTATTTTTGTTTACAACCATTTCAGATGAAGGCCCCCTATCAGGGCCCAAgacagttttgaatttttggagaaGCACCTAATTTCCATTATGATGTTATAGAGCTAGAAATATCTTAACTGATCTTTCCACTCTCTACTGTGACCAATAAATACagcgtgtgttgctgtgctcataagcaggagagttatttttgcAGTGGCTGGTTCATatgaacagtgcgtgtcaacaatggcgtctgacctagtttcgtctcagtcacaatgcagacaacagaattagtgGAAGGGACTCTTTCATGTCTATATAACGTTCTGATTTTAATCAGTTTCACactgtgtgctttcctggattcatttacaagtcatcagtgtgtgcaattttcaaacaaaaaatatggacacattcatcatctcactgtatgatagcataagaagggaggaagttttatattttgtccccagctAACTTATTATCTTACTGATCAGttttgaagttttcagttcatagatTCTAGCATTTGATTTTTggcaattttatttcttacccatacaaatggatCATCTGtagggaaagtcaggggagctaactagCAGTTCTAATGTGAGCAAGTTAACCCAGATCAACACTACCTGTGGTGTAGGAGTCCAGTGCTGGCAGAACCTGCCCCACCTCATCAGGATGATGGTCAGCAACATGTAGGTCAGCCCACACGCCATGAAGCAAATGAACAGGTTCTCATGTAGTGCTGCAACAAGCATGGTACAGACAGCTCTGTGACAACTGCCACACAGACAATGATACAACAGACAATTCTTGTCTGTGACAAACAATACATGGGCAATGTTGTTACAAGCAATACACAGATAATTCTGTAACAGACAATCATGTAACAAGTAGAACATACTCAATTAATAAAATACAATTCTGTATCAAGCAAGGCACTGACAATTCAGTAATAAGTGAGAAATAGAACATTCTGAAACAAACAatacactttttattttattatttttttttttaaagggagttGACCCCATAAACATGACGAACAGACAGATGACTGACAACAGTTTTTCGTGGAAGAAATCATACTGACCATAGCTCTCCCCAGAAGAAATCATACTGACCACAGTTTTCCATGGAAGAAATCATACTGACCACAGTTCTCTGTGGAATAAATCATACCTACTATAGTTGTCCTTGAAGGAAATCATACTGACCATAGTTGTCCTTGAAGGAAATCATACTGACCACAGTTCTCTGTGGAATAAATCATACTGACCATAGTTGTCCTTGAAGGAAATCATACTGACCATAGTTGTCCTTGGAGGAAATCATACTGACCATAGTTCTCTGTGGAATAAATCATACTGACTGTAGTTTTCCGTGAAAGAAATCATGCTGACCATAGTTCTCTGTGGAAGAATTCATACTGACCAAAGGAAATCACACTGACCAAAGTTATCCATGGAAGAAACCACACTGAGCATAGTTCTCTGTGGAGGAAATCATACTGACCATAGttctctgtagaagaaatcataCTGAGGCCGACCAAGGAGAGCACCTCAACGCCATTGAGCAGACTGGCAAGCAGTGCAGCAGAGCGGTACAGGGGACTGCGGGCAGCCAGCGGCACGGCCGTGTGGAAGCGGTAGTAGCCAGCGGCCACCATCAGGCGCTGGGGTGCATGCAGTGTGATGCAGATCCGCCACACATAGCGCTGCGGGGTGAAGCCCCCGATCACCGCACTGATGGTCGGCAGGCAGttccacacctggacacacacacacacacacacacacacacacacacacacacacacacagcactttcaCTTTAAGTTTCTCTGGAACTGGGCACAGACAGCAGTTTCACtttctttcactagtttcagtttctcatggaggcgttaGTCACGGCATTCGGACTGCTCCCTacatggcacagagagacagcagtttcaacttcactttcagtttctgacaggtgcaacagccgagtggttataaagccttggactttcaatctgcgggtcccggattcgaatttCGGATCGgttgcctggtgggtagagggtggagttTCTCAAGGTGGTATCAAAGCATTCGGACTGCCTGCTCCCTATATGCAACATCATATCAgctggggagagaaaaaacaaagaaaggcagttgcttgatctttgcaaaaacccaatgtgctgatcaggtcttgagaaCCTACAAGATGACTATGTTTGTGTAAAGCATTAACAATAGaactgatgatgaaaataatatgatagtaaataaaaaaataaataatatgaaatcttgagaaaaaaataaaataaaataaataaaaaaacagataacaacaaaaagaagattttttaaaGGATAAAAGAAAAGATATCTAAACACTGATAACtgtgtgcaaatgcacacacacacacacacacacacacacacacacacacacacacacacacacattctactttTGTGGCATTGTGGCACAATCAATAAGGTGTTGGACTAGTTTCTGATccagtcatcagggttcaaggccctgttctGGCATgacgtgtccttgggaaaggcactttacttcaaTTTTCGTACCTCTGCCCAGGTGTGTAATGGTACTGTCTTCAGTTGGATAAGTTCGATATAATAAAATGGAGGAAAGAGAGGAccgggccccaccttcctatgccaagcctcagtcagtcagtaggtatgaattcactgcctccatGACAGGTGATGGCCCTAAAAagctatggaacctttaaccaTTAAACCATTTTCTGTGACCACACAGTGTTGCCCACATCTggatccctcccccacccttttcccttttccctcccaatacacagacacaccaaggCCCAGACTGCACATCAGTGCTGAGCCTCTTCCATGGCTGTGCTGGTTAAGTACTGTGCACATCACTACCAAGCCACTTCCATGGCTGTGTTGGTAAAGTATTGTGCACATCACTGCTGAGTTACTTCCATGGCTGTGTTGGTAAAGTACTCTATACatcactgctgagtcacttccatGGCTGTGTTGGTAAAGTACTGTGCACATCCATGCTGAGCCACTTCCATGGCTGTGTTGGTAAAGTATTGTGCACATCACTGCTGAGTTACTTCCATGGCTGTGCAGTGTGCTAGCAAAGTACTGTGCACatcactgctgagtcacttccatGGCTGTGTTGGTAAAGTACTGTGCACATCAGTGCTCAGTTACTTACAAGTTACATGGCTGTGTTGGTTAAGTACTGTGCACATCACTGCTGAGTTAACTCCATGGCTGTGCAAGCAAAGGACTGTGCACATCACTACTGAGTTACTAAAACTTCCATGGCTGTGCTGATAAAGTACTGTGCACATCACTGCTGAGCCACTTCCATGGCTGTGTTGGTAAAGTACTGTGCACATCAGTCCTGAGTTACTTCCATGGCTGTGCTAGCAAAGGAATGTGCACATCACTGCTGAGTTTCTTCCATGGCTGTGCTAATAAAGTATTGTGCACATCACTGCTGAGTTTCTTCCATGGCTGTGTTGGTAAAGTACTGTGCACAACAGTGCTGAGTTTCTTCCATGGCTGTGCTAGCAAAGTACTGTGCACATCACTGCTGAGTTTCTTCCATGGCTGTGTTGGTAAAGTACTGTGCACAACAGTGCTCAGTTACTTCATGGCTGTGTTGGTAAAGTACTGTGCACATCACTGCTGAGTTAACTCCATGGCTGTGCTGGTAAAGTACTGTGCACAACAGTGCTCAGTTACTTCATGGCTGTGTTGGTTAAGTACTGTGCACATCACTGCTGAGTTGCTTCCATGGCTGTGTTGGTAAAGTACTGTGCTCATCTGTGCTCAGTTACTTCATGGCTGTGTTGGTTAAGTACTGTGCACATCACTGCTGAGTTGCTTCCATGGCTGTGTTGGTAAAGTACTGTGCACATCAGTGCTGAGTTACTTCCATGGCTGTGTTGGTAAAGTATGGTGCATATCACTGCTGAGTTACTTCCATGGCTGTGCTGGTACTCTGCACatcactgctgagtcacttccacTGCAGTGCTGGTACCTGTTTCATTCAACATACTGTGCAGAATATCACCTACTGAACCCCATGCCAATGAGTCGAGTGAATGACAATAAGTGAATCACTGCTTTGTCTTTTAAAGAAGCCATACTGAGTGAGCACCTTCCTTGCTGTTATAACCAACTCTTCATTTTATTAAGTTAAACTAGATAATATCTTGGTGTCAACCTAGActtctacagtttcagtttcagtagctcaaggaggcgtcactgcgttcggacaaaaccatatacgctacaccacatctgccaagcagatgcctgaccagcagcgtaacccaacgcgcttagtcaggccttggggaaaaaaaaaaaaaaaaaaaaaaaaaaaaccacacacaaccacacacacaaaaaaaaaaaaaaaaaaaaaaaaaaaaaaaaaaaaacaaacaaaaaaaaaaaaaaaaaaaaaaaaaaaaaaccaaaaaaaaaacaacaaacaaacaaaggaaaaaaaaaaaaaacaaaaaaaaaaaaaaaaaacaaacaaacaaaggaaaaaaaaacaaaaacaaaaaaaacaaaaaaaaaaacgggggaataaataatagataagcttgcataaataaataaataaataaataaataaataaataataattataatatagaaaaaggtagtagtaataatattagtaatactaataaaatgataataataaaacataaataaataaataaataagacaacaatggtgataaataagcaaataaatgtaaaaaatgaagacacacattcacacatacacccacacatgcataacagaaatgcaccagacatgcagtttcacatatatgaaagcacagtcaaatacatataaacgtacatgagctccaacacacacacacacacacgcattaccgtgcacctcctctacccccctcctccacacacttatttctagtctaagtatcgcagcttccacggcacacacacacacacacacacacaaacacacactcacagagatgaacacttacttgtacaagcacatatgaaagcacagtcaaatacatataaacgtacatgagctccaacacacacacacacacacacacacattaccttgcacctcctctaccccctcctccacacactcatttctagtctacgtatcgcagcttccacggcacccacacacacacacacaaacacacactcacagagatgaacacttacttgtacaagcacacacacatacgcccatatctcccacccccaactccacacacgtacatacaaagatatatatatatatatatatatatatatatatatatatatatatatatacacgttccaatatcctgttgctcccacagtgtaggcatgcatacactcacatacctcatctcTACAAAGATTCTGCATAAAGCCACTGCTGGTTAGAAAATTCAAGCAATACTCCCTCAAAGTAATATTTCTTACCATGTCTGATGACAGATCTATGAAATGTATTCATGACTAAATTGTATTGTCCCACTCTTCCAGTTAAAGTTGAGTGCAACAATACGCAAAGTGACTAGATTCCCAGAAAATTCTgacaaaaaagtaaacaaatgaaaCACAGTCCAGTCTCCACATGTATTTAAAAGCAAAAAGCTACACGATACATGCAACTGACAACCTGATAAACGCAAATTAATTGAGGACTTAACCCAAATAATTCTTATAACAAATAACTACGCTAGCTTTCTTACCTTGCAATGTGTGCGGGTGGACGCATCGAAGTCAAACACCAAagaccacagcacacagaacGCCATCGCGAACAGTGGCAGTGCACAAGTGCCCTTGATCATAGTCGGCACAGACAGCGTGAAATAAGTAGCTCTGCTGTCCTCATTTTTTTGTCCACCCATAATCAGCAATTCGCTAAAGCTTCCAGCTGCTGTGAAACCGCAAGTTATCAGAAAATCGATAAACAAGGTTCGAACATCGGTGGAATTCACTCACTCCCACTCTAAACGGAAGTAGTGTTTTTGTTAGACACCAAAAATTCGGAATCACAAAAACCGTTTTCTTCACTTATAATGTCTGATTTATGATAAAAGAAAGCGATGCGCTGAAAATGTCACTCCAGATTGTATCACAACTACAGAAGAGACTGCTTGAACTATGAGTATTTGAACACAATTTCAGCTGATTGCTTGTTGTTGCGAATAAAAATTATTAATTTTGTTCACTGGAACCTTTTTTCACGGATTTTCAGATACGGCCGCAATTAACTTGAAACCATTTGCATTGTCGATTTGCAGACAATTAAAACACAGTTAGTTTGTAGATAAAATGATGTGTTTGATTAACGCtgaaatcaaaaacaaatatCTACAAAGCATGTCAAAGCTCGATTAGCTAGGCATGCCTTATCAATTTGAGCTCTCACCTCACCTGAACTGACTGCAGTTGTCTTTTCCAGTTGACTCGCGGCCATCTGACATGAATTATCGCATCAGCTGCATATAATTATATCACAACTATTCACTTCAAATGAAATATATCAGTTGATGGATAGTTAAGTAACTAGCATTGTAATCAAGATATGCAAATGTACAAatgcaactggaaaaaaaagtcagtgcAACACAAAAACTTTTTTCAGTTTTCAATGATCTATAGTATGATAACTAAATTTCAAAGTAGGGGTATACACACCCACCACATCGATtaatcattatcagcagcaaGAATAAACAGTTAAcaatataattgtgtgtgtgtgtgtgtgtgtgtgtgtgtgtgtgtgtgtgtgtgtgtgtgtgtgtgtgtgtgtgtgtgtgtgtgtgtgtgtgtgtgtgtgtgtgtgtgtgtgtgtgtgtgtgtgtgtgtgtgtgtgtgtgaaaatgcctGAAAGTTTTAGTTATTTTGTGTAACCACCATGGCCATCACTGGGTACATTCATAAGTAAAATCCTTCATTTAAATTTTCTGTGATTCGCGAGGTCTCTGAAATATGTCAGGCTGAGGAAGGAAttagggagagagaacgaacagagtgtggaaaagataGCCGGAGTATCAGTAAAATATAAAtcagttgtgtgcgtgcgtgcgtgcgtgcgtgcgtgtgtgtgtgtgtgtgtgtgtgtgtgtgtgtgtgtgtgtgtgtacgtgtgtgcgtgtgcgtgtgtgtgctgtgtacagctaTACTGGTTTCACAAActttctcatacacacattcgcgtcatgaagagagagagagagagagagagagagagagagagagagagagagagagagagagagagagagagagagagagagagagagagttgaacgcACCCACACACTACGCACTGACGCACTCCCACACATGACATGTATGAATGCCTTCGGCGGGGGTTCTTCAAACGAATGATGAATGCTTCACGAATCACAGTCTATCTTTGTGTATGCCACTCTCTTACAAAGAGCCGCTTCTTTTCTATATAATTGTGGATAGAAGCAACACGACATGACCGTTTAGAGAGGGCGGATATCTTACAGTCTATTCCCCTggaaaataattatattcatataTTAGGCGTGTGTTTTACACTACGATTAAGCTTTACTTTCGCTTACACGTAGAGCTACACATAATTGTATTGATaacatttttaaattattattcgTCATGAAGAAGTTATCAATGTTCAATAATCAGTGTCTGATAGAAACTGTTCTAGAAAATATTTATCACCCAAATCCACTTCAGAATACAATGGGCATACGGAGCAtgtgtctatatatatttttcataGTGTATTTATAAATTGGTTACTTTTATGTGAAGTGTGTTTGAAGTTTATGTCATGTCTGCAATGTGTAGTTCACCTCAATTTTACTTTTGCTTGTTTATCTCTATTGATTCTCTGTGTCGTTTTCATCTTTTAGTAGacttttagttgtgtgtgtgtgtgtgtgtgtgtgtgtgtgtgtgtgtgtgtgtgtgtgtgtgtgtgtgtgtgtgtgtgtgtgtgtgtgtgtgtgtgatgaaccaTTTTTGTGCTATGAACAATATGTGGGAGGCCAACAGTTTAATCTCtttgttattatcttttttgttgttgttttgttgtttttttactgtaaagCAGCGCGGTGAGACTGCTCTTGTAAGTGGGGAACcttgctatataagcatccacattactatcattatcaggatcagtagtagtagtagtagtagtatgcaggcattctttcttcgtttctgaaCTGTTTATTCATCAGTTTCCATGCAGACAGTCCAATATTTCTGATTATGATTTCTCAATTATGCAGATAATCAAAGGAAAACGAAGTCGATTTTTGTTCATAACTTTAATTAGAGATTTCAGAGAACAATTGTTTCCAGAAAAAAATGCTTTAAACAACCTTACTTATGAATGTCATCAACAAATATAAAATCTTGTTATACAGGTCACTCTTTATCTATATAAACTGTTTGAAAGGCAAAGTAATTTCGTAACAACATGAGTTTAATTATGTGTGAATcttaagtctctgtgtgtggtttATCAAGCACTTTTatgagcttttcttttcttttcctttttttaagaagaagCGAAAAGTTATACGTGTTGCTGTGAACTGTGAATTTGGGAACTGCAGTTTTCCGACGCCATCAAGACTTGTCACTACTACATTACTCCTGGGCCATTGGGATATGTGCGTTCGTGGCATATAAAGCTTTAGGATCCAGTCACAAAGCAACTTTTTCTTGTGTGCCCGGTATGCTTTCGCACTGACACACTACTACGATATTTTTATTTAAAAGCTATGGGGAAAATGTTTTATCTATCAATCATACTATTTTTTCTCGAATGCACGTATACCATCTTCCCTCAGTGTTTTCCTTATTAGAGGGCAGGTTTATACAACATGATCAGTATAAAAATAGAATAAGATTAATGATGTGAAAGTTGTTCTAAGATCAACCGAAGAAGAAAATTCTGCAAGGATAACTTTGATGAGTGGGCAATGCATGTGCAGAGTCCTTAGTTTGTTTCAGCAGACAATTGTCACTATATATTTCatttatccattattattattcttaatttCAAGGGGTGCTCT
Coding sequences within it:
- the LOC143284307 gene encoding acyltransferase PGAP2-like, with the protein product MGGQKNEDSRATYFTLSVPTMIKGTCALPLFAMAFCVLWSLVFDFDASTRTHCKVWNCLPTISAVIGGFTPQRYVWRICITLHAPQRLMVAAGYYRFHTAVPLAARSPLYRSAALLASLLNGVEVLSLVGLSMISSTENYALHENLFICFMACGLTYMLLTIILMRWGRFCQHWTPTPQEVKSVRYKTGLFLFKLSCFALAVYLFFRHNAYCEPGVYSLFAALEYVVCVSNIAFHGTLHWDFGQSFVLGLAHQRQFSKQATQ